A genomic segment from Bubalus bubalis isolate 160015118507 breed Murrah chromosome 5, NDDB_SH_1, whole genome shotgun sequence encodes:
- the LOC102398942 gene encoding LOW QUALITY PROTEIN: complement factor H-like (The sequence of the model RefSeq protein was modified relative to this genomic sequence to represent the inferred CDS: inserted 1 base in 1 codon), producing MFLLINIVLTLWFSCARGQVKPCDVPVIKHGRLYYAFKGYFPASVGQQFSYRCNRYFVTPSQSSWDYMTCTLKGWSPEVPCLRQCTFNYLENGYYTNSQENYLQGKTVRVRCHDGYSLHNNQNTMTCTEKGWYPPPICVRVGLPCGLPPSIQNGAVRHKKDSYQYGEKVTYTCDEGFRIYGFASIRCLGGKWSRTPKCRSTDCFNLPSFDDAVLTGKKKKSYRSGEQVAFKCRPYYQLDGSNTIQCVKSKWIGRPVCRDVSCVNPPRVENAVIQSEKPRYQTGERVRYKCIGTYDILGDVDVTCLNGTWTKPPQCKDSQGKCGPPPTIDNGDITSLLTPVYPLRSIVSXQCQAYCELQGNRNSVGENGECAELSKCLEACEISEEMMKKHNLQLKWTSKKLYSKTQDRIEFMCKRGYHPVTPYHTFRAACQEGKVVYPHCGQNTG from the exons tgAAACCTTGTGATGTTCCAGTAATAAAACATGGAAGGTTATATTATGCATTTAAAGGATACTTTCCAGCGAGTGTAGGTCAACAGTTTTCCTATCGCTGCAACCGGTATTTTGTGACTCCTTCACAAAGTTCCTGGGATTACATGACTTGCACCCTGAAAGGATGGTCTCCAGAAGTGCCCTGCCTCA GACAATGCACTTTCAATTATTTGGAAAATGGATATTACACAAACTCCCAAGAAAACTATTTACAAGGTAAAACTGTAAGAGTCCGCTGCCATGATGGCTATAGTCTTCACAATAATCAGAACACGATGACTTGCACAGAGAAGGGCTGGTACCCTCCTCCAATATGTGTCCGCGTCG gacttccctgtggACTTCCACCTTCAATTCAGAATGGTGCTGTACGTCACAAGAAAGACAGTTACCAATATGGAGAAAAAGTCACATACACCTGTGACGAAGGATTTAGGATTTATGGATTTGCGTCTATAAGATGTTTAGGAGGAAAATGGTCCCGTACACCAAAATGCAGAA gcaCAGATTGTTTTAACTTGCCCAGCTTTGATGATGCTGTACTCACaggcaagaagaagaaatcatATAGATCAGGAGAACAAGTGGCTTTTAAATGTCGACCGTATTATCAGCTGGATGGATCCAACACTATACAGTGTGTTAAGAGCAAATGGATAGGAAGGCCAGTGTGCAGAG atgtttcCTGTGTGAATCCACCCAGAGTGGAAAATGCAGTTATACAAAGTGAGAAGCCTAGGTATCAAACTGGTGAGAGAGTACGTTATAAATGCATTGGAACTTACGACATTTTGGGGGACGTAGATGTGACATGTTTAAATGGAACTTGGACAAAACCACCTCAGTGCAAAG ACTCTCAAGGAAAATGTGGGCCTCCTCCAACAATAGATAATGGAGACATTACCTCACTCCTCACACCTGTATATCCTCTGCGGTCAATTGTGA GTCAGTGCCAGGCCTACTGTGAGCTTCAGGGAAACAGAAACAGTGTGGGTGAGAATGGAGAGTGCGCTGAGCTGTCAAAGTGCTTGG aggcctgtgaaatttcagaagaaatgatgaaaaaacATAACCTACAGTTAAAATGGACTTCAAAAAAACTTTACTCGAAAACACAGGATCGTATTGAATTTATGTGTAAACGTGGATATCATCCAGTGACACCATATCATACATTTCGAGCAGCTTGTCAGGAAGGAAAAGTGGTGTATCCTCACTGTGGACAAAACACTGGTTAA